A genomic stretch from Candidatus Methanomassiliicoccus intestinalis Issoire-Mx1 includes:
- a CDS encoding MDR family MFS transporter, with amino-acid sequence MTQNVRTSVNSSNIDSKTRNMIMLGLALGMIVACLDGTIVSTALKTIAQDLNGMDLYSWAITAYMLCETVLIPISGKLSDIYGRKPLLLVGIGLFLAGSVLAGLSTNMVELIAFRALQGFGGGTLIPVATATVADLYPPEKRGKVQGMLGAIFAVGSAIGPLLGGIITDSIGWHWCFFINVPIGLVMIALTAAKFPSINVQEKPYIDYTGMGVLSIFIADILLLFTWAGNDFAWISVETLIMVIIAVALLHAFVKIEHKVKDPVMNPHIFKNKLIVSSGVMVFIFGMTMMGVLTFITIFLQMIMGYTPTESGYVTLALVAGMMITSISSGALLNRTGYKPWLISGPIFSFIGLLMMSFLHNGSDLWFLLLSLFICGFGFGCVMSVIMILVQNNSSEKEMGMVTSTINLFRNIGGTMATGLFATIISTAFIQKLNAIPGLSDAGFPMTTSILNHLGEIMSEFGPGYVQTIVSDYGDAIALTFLVAAILILFVAVIASFLKTRPIVSVKTEKNLDQVIEKEE; translated from the coding sequence ATGACTCAAAATGTAAGAACATCTGTCAACAGCTCAAATATTGATTCTAAAACCCGAAATATGATCATGCTAGGTCTGGCTTTGGGTATGATTGTTGCCTGTTTGGATGGTACAATTGTATCAACTGCATTGAAGACGATTGCTCAGGATCTTAATGGGATGGATCTATACTCATGGGCTATTACTGCATACATGCTCTGTGAGACTGTCCTTATTCCAATATCTGGAAAGTTGTCAGATATTTATGGAAGGAAGCCTCTTTTATTAGTGGGAATAGGGCTCTTCTTAGCCGGTTCGGTGTTAGCTGGATTATCCACAAATATGGTCGAACTTATTGCATTCCGGGCACTGCAAGGTTTCGGCGGAGGAACATTAATTCCTGTAGCTACTGCAACTGTAGCAGACTTATACCCTCCAGAAAAAAGAGGAAAGGTTCAGGGCATGCTGGGAGCGATTTTTGCAGTGGGCTCTGCAATAGGACCGCTGCTGGGAGGTATTATAACAGACAGCATCGGCTGGCACTGGTGTTTCTTTATTAATGTCCCGATCGGCTTGGTAATGATTGCACTCACAGCTGCGAAATTCCCTTCGATCAACGTTCAGGAAAAACCATACATAGATTACACCGGAATGGGAGTTCTAAGTATATTCATAGCTGATATTCTGCTTCTATTCACGTGGGCAGGGAATGATTTCGCATGGATAAGTGTTGAAACATTGATAATGGTCATAATTGCAGTAGCATTGCTGCATGCATTTGTAAAGATAGAGCATAAGGTAAAAGATCCAGTGATGAACCCGCACATATTCAAAAACAAACTGATCGTCAGCAGCGGTGTGATGGTCTTCATCTTTGGAATGACAATGATGGGCGTTCTTACATTCATCACGATATTCCTGCAGATGATCATGGGTTACACCCCCACTGAATCCGGTTATGTTACCTTGGCACTTGTAGCCGGCATGATGATTACTTCAATCTCCAGCGGTGCTCTGCTTAATCGCACAGGGTACAAGCCATGGCTCATATCTGGACCCATATTTTCATTCATTGGACTGCTTATGATGAGCTTTCTGCATAACGGCAGTGATCTGTGGTTTCTTCTGCTCTCGCTGTTCATCTGCGGATTCGGATTTGGCTGTGTAATGTCTGTGATTATGATCTTGGTGCAGAATAACTCATCAGAAAAAGAGATGGGAATGGTTACATCCACAATTAACTTGTTCAGGAATATTGGAGGTACGATGGCCACTGGATTATTTGCTACAATAATCTCAACTGCATTCATCCAAAAACTGAATGCGATTCCTGGCCTCTCAGATGCAGGATTCCCAATGACCACTTCAATTTTGAATCATCTTGGAGAGATCATGTCAGAATTCGGTCCAGGCTATGTACAGACAATCGTGAGCGACTATGGAGATGCGATCGCACTCACATTCCTTGTAGCAGCAATATTGATCCTGTTCGTAGCAGTAATAGCATCATTCTTGAAGACTAGGCCGATTGTGAGTGTTAAAACGGAAAAGAACCTGGATCAGGTCATTGAAAAAGAGGAATGA